A genome region from Chryseobacterium sp. G0186 includes the following:
- a CDS encoding N-acetylornithine carbamoyltransferase, with product MKNFTAVSDVENLQEIIKKALQIKANPLSETEKGKGKTIGLVFLNSSLRTRLSSQIAAQNLGLNVLTLNAAQEAWNLEFADGAVMNGDTVEHIKDAIEVLNQYCDIIAVRCFAGMKSKEDDVNESILSQFEKHAKVPVISLESATRHPLQSLADCITITENWQKEHKPKVVLTWAPHIKPIAHAVGNSFAEWMQEMDVELVIANPEGYDLDKNFTKEVKVIHDQDEALKDADFIYVKNWSSFDDYAAMPEVKGDWMLTNEKLANTNQAKVMHCLPVRRNVELSDEVMDGENSIIYQQAKNRIFSAQAVFSEILDTIKG from the coding sequence ATGAAAAATTTTACCGCTGTAAGTGATGTAGAAAACTTACAGGAAATCATAAAAAAAGCTTTACAGATCAAAGCAAATCCCCTTTCGGAAACAGAAAAGGGAAAAGGAAAAACAATAGGACTTGTATTTTTAAACTCAAGCCTGAGAACGCGTTTAAGCAGCCAGATTGCAGCACAAAACCTAGGATTAAATGTATTGACACTAAATGCAGCACAGGAAGCCTGGAATCTTGAATTTGCTGACGGTGCAGTGATGAACGGAGATACTGTTGAACATATCAAAGATGCCATTGAAGTGTTGAATCAATATTGTGATATTATCGCAGTACGTTGCTTTGCGGGAATGAAAAGTAAGGAAGATGATGTGAATGAAAGTATTCTCAGTCAATTTGAAAAGCATGCAAAAGTTCCTGTTATTTCCCTGGAATCTGCAACCCGTCACCCTTTGCAAAGCCTTGCAGACTGTATCACCATCACAGAAAACTGGCAAAAAGAACATAAACCAAAAGTAGTTTTAACCTGGGCGCCACACATTAAACCGATTGCCCATGCTGTAGGAAATTCCTTTGCAGAATGGATGCAGGAAATGGATGTAGAATTAGTGATCGCCAACCCTGAGGGATATGATTTGGATAAAAACTTTACCAAAGAGGTAAAAGTAATCCACGATCAGGATGAGGCGCTAAAAGATGCAGACTTTATCTATGTGAAAAACTGGTCTTCCTTTGATGATTATGCTGCAATGCCGGAAGTGAAAGGAGACTGGATGCTGACGAATGAAAAACTGGCCAATACCAATCAGGCAAAGGTAATGCACTGCCTTCCTGTTCGTCGTAATGTAGAGTTAAGTGATGAAGTAATGGACGGAGAAAACTCCATCATCTATCAACAGGCAAAGAATCGTATTTTCTCGGCACAGGCTGTGTTCAGTGAAATATTAGATACGATAAAAGGATAA
- a CDS encoding DUF6814 family protein, giving the protein MNGLKKILGILWIAIAVIVGYFGITVMGIPKIASGKQEDLVFGIIILFVLMPIISGGMAIFGYYALTGEYSDDKI; this is encoded by the coding sequence ATGAACGGACTAAAAAAAATATTAGGCATTCTCTGGATCGCAATAGCGGTGATTGTAGGATATTTCGGAATTACGGTAATGGGAATTCCAAAAATTGCCTCAGGAAAGCAGGAAGATCTGGTTTTCGGGATCATAATCTTATTTGTACTGATGCCGATTATTTCAGGCGGAATGGCCATTTTCGGTTATTATGCCTTAACAGGAGAATATTCTGACGACAAAATATAA
- a CDS encoding GNAT family N-acetyltransferase yields MEIEISSCEHLMYVSEIQQEMYDSAQRRGTGIAKRSIEYLSKKISEGNAVVATENGEWVGFCYIETWSHGKFVANSGLIVSPKFRNGGVATQIKHKVFQLSREKYPEAKVFGLTTGLAVMKINSDLGYKPVIYSELTQDEEFWSGCKNCVNYEILMKKERKNCLCTAMLFVPDNIKENEVVNNQPENKYYEEKSHLSV; encoded by the coding sequence ATGGAAATAGAAATTTCCTCATGCGAACATCTAATGTATGTGAGTGAAATACAGCAGGAAATGTATGATTCTGCACAGCGTAGAGGAACGGGGATCGCAAAACGTTCTATCGAATATTTGAGCAAAAAGATTTCAGAGGGCAATGCTGTGGTAGCTACTGAAAACGGGGAGTGGGTAGGTTTCTGTTATATAGAGACCTGGTCGCATGGGAAGTTTGTTGCCAATTCAGGATTGATTGTGTCTCCCAAATTTAGGAATGGAGGTGTTGCTACTCAGATTAAGCATAAGGTTTTCCAATTATCTAGAGAAAAATACCCGGAAGCAAAGGTATTCGGGTTAACAACAGGACTTGCGGTCATGAAAATCAATAGTGATTTAGGATATAAGCCGGTGATTTATTCCGAGCTTACTCAGGATGAAGAATTCTGGAGCGGTTGCAAGAACTGTGTAAACTATGAAATATTAATGAAAAAGGAACGTAAAAACTGTCTTTGTACAGCCATGTTATTTGTTCCGGACAATATAAAAGAAAATGAGGTTGTGAACAATCAGCCTGAAAATAAATATTATGAAGAAAAAAGTCATCTTAGCGTTTAG
- a CDS encoding MFS transporter — translation MSENHHESYENMTDKQKNRTIWSVITASSLGTLIEWYDFYIFGSLAIVLATKFFPADNPTAAFLSTLATFAAGFVVRPFGALFFGRLGDIIGRKYTFLVTLLIMGFSTFLIGCIPSYETIGFMAPVLVLILRLLQGLALGGEYGGAATYVAEYAQPHRRGYWTSWIQTTATAGLFISLIVILITKTSLSTEEFDNWGWRIPFWISILMVAVSYVIRKNMKESPLFAKAKSEGKTSKNPLKESFGNKYNFKFVLLALFGAAMGQGVIWYTGQFYAMSFLQKVMNVDSMQVDYLMATALFLGTPFFVFFGWLSDKIGRKAVMMTGMLIAILAYRPIYESMFKSVNLENKTLATNGITEKRTAKIHNTIATDSLVTFHKETLYTDGTLIKKDSIVHWSPSGPVMKDGKAEEPKVSQSLKLSDDTKWYLVFLVFIQVIFVTMVYGPIAAFLVEMFPVRIRYTSMSLPYHIGNGVFGGLLPAVATYLVTTGKEAGHATWYLEGLWYPIGVAAVCLIIGLFYLKNKNNNLHD, via the coding sequence ATGAGCGAAAATCATCACGAAAGCTACGAGAATATGACCGATAAGCAGAAAAACCGCACCATTTGGAGTGTGATCACTGCTTCCTCCCTCGGAACCCTTATAGAATGGTATGACTTCTACATTTTTGGAAGTTTAGCCATTGTTTTAGCCACAAAATTTTTCCCAGCAGATAATCCGACAGCAGCATTTTTATCAACCCTTGCCACGTTTGCCGCGGGATTTGTTGTAAGACCTTTTGGCGCTTTATTCTTCGGACGACTGGGAGATATTATCGGAAGAAAATATACTTTCCTTGTTACCTTACTTATTATGGGATTCTCCACATTCCTTATCGGATGTATCCCAAGTTATGAAACCATTGGATTTATGGCTCCTGTTTTGGTTTTAATCTTAAGACTATTGCAAGGATTAGCTCTTGGAGGGGAATATGGAGGTGCCGCCACGTATGTTGCAGAATATGCACAACCTCATCGAAGAGGCTACTGGACTTCCTGGATTCAAACTACAGCAACAGCAGGACTTTTTATCTCATTGATCGTTATTTTAATTACAAAAACCTCTCTTTCTACAGAGGAATTTGACAACTGGGGATGGAGAATTCCCTTCTGGATTTCTATCTTGATGGTGGCTGTCTCTTACGTCATCAGAAAAAACATGAAAGAATCTCCCCTTTTCGCAAAGGCTAAAAGTGAGGGAAAAACATCTAAAAATCCTTTAAAAGAAAGTTTCGGTAATAAATACAACTTCAAGTTTGTTCTTCTGGCTCTTTTTGGAGCTGCAATGGGACAAGGGGTAATATGGTATACTGGACAATTCTATGCCATGAGCTTTTTGCAAAAGGTAATGAATGTAGATTCTATGCAGGTTGACTACTTAATGGCTACTGCATTATTTCTAGGAACTCCATTCTTTGTATTTTTCGGTTGGCTGTCTGACAAAATCGGACGTAAAGCAGTAATGATGACCGGAATGCTGATTGCGATCCTGGCTTACCGACCTATCTACGAAAGCATGTTTAAAAGTGTTAACCTTGAAAATAAAACACTTGCCACCAATGGAATTACAGAAAAAAGAACAGCCAAAATCCATAATACGATTGCTACAGACAGTCTGGTAACTTTTCACAAGGAAACACTTTATACAGATGGAACTTTAATCAAAAAAGACAGTATTGTTCATTGGTCTCCAAGTGGTCCCGTTATGAAAGACGGCAAAGCTGAGGAACCAAAAGTTTCTCAATCTTTAAAATTAAGCGATGATACAAAATGGTACTTGGTCTTTCTGGTATTTATTCAGGTAATATTTGTGACCATGGTATATGGACCGATTGCAGCATTCCTTGTTGAAATGTTCCCTGTGAGAATTCGTTATACCTCCATGTCTTTACCTTATCATATTGGAAACGGGGTATTTGGAGGACTTCTTCCGGCCGTAGCCACTTATCTTGTAACGACAGGAAAAGAAGCCGGACATGCAACCTGGTATCTTGAGGGGCTTTGGTATCCGATAGGAGTTGCTGCCGTCTGTTTGATTATCGGATTATTCTATCTTAAAAATAAGAACAATAATCTTCATGATTAA
- a CDS encoding M20 family metallo-hydrolase, producing the protein MQELKSVYNKEELLNNAVGLLKNLIEIPSFSKDEFNTSVEIENFFKKHQIPTKRFKNNIWAVNKNFDVFKPSVLLNTHHDTVKPNKAYTLDPFIPIEKDGKLYGLGSNDAGASLVSMAQVFLHFYDKEDLKYNLVIALTAEEEISGFDGIEALFPQLPNIELAIVGEPTQMNLAIAEKGLLVIDGEMKGTPSHAAHPNDDNSIIKCMQDLQHILDFKFPKVSDYLGDVKITLSGIHAGVQHNVVPEACNFTLDVRVTDEYSNKEAFEIIQSQMKSTLTARSFRLNSSKIEMDHPFVKAGLEIGRTTYGSPTSSDQAIIPCTSVKMGPGDSRRSHTADEFIYINEIEEGIEIYIRILEKVL; encoded by the coding sequence ATGCAGGAACTGAAATCTGTTTATAATAAAGAAGAATTGTTGAATAATGCGGTTGGATTACTTAAAAATCTGATTGAAATTCCATCATTCAGTAAAGATGAATTCAATACCTCGGTAGAAATTGAAAATTTTTTCAAAAAGCATCAGATTCCAACCAAGCGTTTCAAGAATAATATCTGGGCAGTCAATAAAAACTTTGATGTTTTTAAACCCTCAGTTTTATTGAACACACATCATGATACTGTGAAACCGAATAAAGCATACACACTGGATCCGTTTATCCCAATTGAAAAAGACGGAAAGTTGTATGGGTTGGGAAGTAATGATGCCGGAGCTTCTTTGGTTTCCATGGCGCAGGTTTTTCTGCATTTTTATGATAAAGAAGATTTAAAATATAATTTAGTGATTGCTTTGACGGCAGAGGAGGAGATTTCAGGTTTTGACGGAATTGAAGCTCTGTTTCCACAACTACCCAATATAGAACTTGCCATTGTAGGAGAACCCACGCAGATGAATTTGGCAATTGCAGAAAAAGGCTTGCTTGTGATAGACGGGGAAATGAAGGGAACTCCTTCTCATGCTGCTCATCCCAATGACGATAATTCCATTATAAAATGTATGCAGGATCTGCAGCATATCTTAGACTTTAAATTTCCAAAGGTTTCTGATTATCTGGGAGATGTTAAAATTACGCTGTCGGGAATTCATGCAGGAGTTCAGCACAACGTAGTGCCTGAGGCATGTAACTTCACATTGGATGTAAGGGTAACGGATGAATATTCCAATAAAGAAGCCTTTGAAATCATCCAGTCACAAATGAAGTCGACCCTTACAGCAAGGTCTTTCAGGCTGAATTCCTCAAAAATAGAAATGGATCATCCATTTGTAAAGGCAGGTCTTGAAATAGGGAGGACCACATATGGCTCACCAACCTCTTCAGATCAGGCAATCATTCCCTGTACATCAGTAAAAATGGGACCTGGGGATAGTAGGCGCTCTCATACTGCGGATGAATTCATCTATATCAATGAGATAGAAGAGGGAATTGAAATTTACATCCGGATTTTGGAGAAAGTGTTATAA
- a CDS encoding argininosuccinate synthase — protein sequence MKKKVILAFSGGLDTSYCAKYLSETLGYDVYAVTVNTGGFSKEEEKELERKALNLGVKEYRCVDAQEDYYNSCVKYLIFGNVLKNNTYPLSVSAERTIQAQEIAKYAIEVKADSIAHGSTGAGNDQVRFDLIFQVMCPNIEIITPIRDMALSREEEIEFLKSYGYEMEFHKAQYSVNKGLWGTSVGGKETLTSRNYLPEEAFPSQIKETQPSELEIEFKNGEVVAVNGENFDHSVYAIQKIEELASAYGIGRDIHVGDTIVGIKGRVGFEAAAASVIIKAHHLLEKHTLSKYQQMMKSQLSDWYGNWLHEALFLDPVMRNIESFLGDSQKTVTGKVFITLHPYRFVLNGIESNHDLMSDKFGSYGEANRAWTGDDVKGYTKIVSNSLNIYHQINQNIN from the coding sequence ATGAAGAAAAAAGTCATCTTAGCGTTTAGTGGAGGTCTGGATACTTCCTATTGTGCTAAATATCTTAGTGAGACACTAGGATATGATGTGTATGCCGTTACTGTAAATACCGGAGGTTTTTCTAAGGAAGAGGAAAAAGAGTTGGAGAGAAAAGCTTTAAACCTAGGGGTGAAGGAGTACAGGTGCGTAGACGCTCAGGAAGACTATTACAATTCATGTGTGAAGTATTTGATTTTCGGGAATGTCTTGAAGAACAACACATATCCTCTCTCTGTAAGTGCTGAGCGTACAATTCAGGCGCAGGAAATTGCAAAATATGCTATTGAAGTAAAGGCAGACTCCATTGCTCATGGAAGTACGGGAGCCGGAAATGACCAGGTTCGTTTTGATCTGATCTTTCAGGTAATGTGTCCCAATATTGAGATCATTACCCCAATTCGGGATATGGCTTTATCCCGTGAAGAAGAAATTGAGTTTTTGAAGAGTTATGGCTATGAAATGGAATTCCATAAAGCACAATATTCAGTAAATAAAGGACTTTGGGGAACTTCTGTAGGAGGAAAAGAAACTTTAACTTCTAGAAATTACCTGCCGGAAGAAGCTTTTCCATCGCAGATTAAAGAAACGCAGCCATCAGAATTGGAGATTGAATTTAAAAATGGAGAAGTGGTTGCAGTAAACGGAGAAAACTTTGATCATTCTGTGTATGCCATTCAAAAAATAGAAGAATTGGCTTCTGCTTACGGAATTGGGCGTGACATCCACGTGGGAGATACCATTGTAGGGATTAAAGGAAGAGTAGGATTTGAAGCAGCAGCGGCCTCAGTCATTATCAAGGCGCACCATTTATTGGAAAAACATACGCTTTCAAAATATCAGCAAATGATGAAGTCTCAATTATCCGACTGGTATGGAAACTGGCTTCATGAAGCATTATTCCTGGATCCTGTGATGAGAAATATTGAATCTTTCTTAGGCGATTCCCAGAAAACAGTAACGGGGAAAGTATTTATAACACTTCATCCGTACAGATTTGTTTTAAATGGAATTGAATCCAATCATGATCTGATGTCTGATAAATTCGGAAGCTATGGAGAAGCCAACAGAGCATGGACGGGAGATGATGTAAAGGGATATACAAAAATTGTAAGCAATTCTTTAAATATATATCACCAGATTAACCAAAATATCAACTAG
- the argC gene encoding N-acetyl-gamma-glutamyl-phosphate reductase, which yields MKKTVGIVGANGYTGSELIRLLAFHPHVTLSFLYSRSNSGTRITDLYPDLTAVCEMVLTNQPEEVDILFLCLPHKESQNWLVQHPVNGETLVIDLGNDFRLDGNFENRNFIYGLPEINKKQLKGSKSIANPGCFATAIQLALLPLAEKGLLDEVFTTGITGSTGAGQSLQPTTHFTWRNDNVSAYKTLTHQHVDEILQQLISLNNKEVTLNFVPWRGDFARGIFTSSTVKTNLELEEIEQLYQDFYAEEPFVTVSEKAMDLKQVVNTNRCVIQIEKSGNVVVIHSAIDNLLKGASGQAVQNMNLAMGWEENAGLNLKPIAF from the coding sequence ATGAAGAAAACAGTAGGAATTGTAGGTGCCAATGGCTATACAGGAAGTGAGTTGATACGCTTACTGGCTTTTCATCCCCACGTGACATTGAGTTTTTTATATAGTCGTTCAAATTCGGGAACAAGAATTACGGATTTGTACCCGGATTTAACGGCAGTTTGCGAGATGGTTTTAACCAATCAGCCTGAGGAAGTTGACATCCTTTTTCTATGTCTTCCTCACAAGGAAAGTCAGAATTGGTTAGTTCAGCATCCTGTTAACGGTGAAACGCTGGTGATTGATTTAGGAAATGATTTCCGCCTGGATGGAAATTTTGAAAACAGAAATTTTATCTACGGATTACCTGAAATCAATAAAAAACAACTGAAAGGTTCAAAAAGTATTGCGAATCCTGGATGTTTTGCCACTGCGATTCAGTTAGCGCTGTTGCCACTGGCAGAAAAAGGATTGCTGGATGAGGTGTTTACTACAGGAATTACGGGTTCTACAGGAGCCGGGCAATCTTTACAGCCAACCACTCATTTTACCTGGAGAAATGATAATGTATCAGCTTATAAAACGTTGACCCATCAGCATGTGGATGAGATTCTCCAACAGTTGATTTCATTAAATAATAAAGAAGTAACCCTGAATTTTGTTCCATGGAGAGGAGATTTTGCAAGGGGAATTTTTACAAGCTCTACCGTGAAAACAAATCTAGAGCTTGAGGAGATAGAACAATTGTATCAGGATTTTTATGCAGAGGAACCCTTTGTTACCGTAAGTGAAAAGGCAATGGATTTAAAGCAGGTTGTCAATACCAATCGCTGTGTGATTCAGATTGAAAAGAGTGGAAATGTTGTCGTTATTCACTCAGCGATTGACAATTTGTTAAAAGGAGCTTCAGGCCAAGCCGTACAGAATATGAATCTTGCGATGGGCTGGGAAGAAAATGCAGGTTTGAATTTAAAGCCGATTGCGTTCTGA
- a CDS encoding aspartate aminotransferase family protein — MNLFNVYPLFNINPVKALGSFLWDDKGEKYLDFYGGHAVISIGHNHPYYQNKLKEQLEKISFYSNSVQNELQTELADKLGKLSGYEDYNLFLCNSGAEANENALKLASFHNGKSKVLYFSGSFHGRTSAAVSVTDNPKIVAPVNFSERFIKSEWNNVEQLEETFAVHGNEISSIIIEGIQGVGGIMIPTAAFLSKIKELCDKYDVVLILDEVQSGYGRSGYFFAHQEFGVEADIITTAKGMGNGFPVGGVLISPKFQASNGLLGTTFGGNHLACAASIAVLDVMKDENLIENAQKMGEYIESEIKDLPHIRSIRRKGLMIGIELDRDCSEVRKNLLYDHHIFTGNSNDKSVLRILPALNIRKEETDLFINALKTVLENI; from the coding sequence ATGAATTTATTCAACGTATATCCATTATTTAATATAAATCCGGTTAAAGCTCTGGGGTCTTTTCTTTGGGATGATAAAGGAGAAAAGTATCTTGATTTTTACGGTGGTCACGCAGTAATTTCTATTGGGCACAACCATCCGTATTATCAGAATAAGCTTAAAGAGCAATTGGAAAAAATCTCTTTCTACTCAAACTCTGTTCAGAATGAATTGCAGACTGAACTGGCAGATAAATTAGGAAAACTTTCAGGGTATGAAGACTATAACCTTTTCCTTTGTAATTCAGGGGCGGAGGCCAATGAAAATGCTTTGAAGCTGGCTTCTTTCCATAACGGAAAAAGCAAGGTTCTTTACTTTTCAGGTTCTTTCCATGGGCGAACGTCAGCCGCAGTTTCTGTAACAGATAACCCAAAAATTGTTGCACCGGTTAACTTTTCAGAAAGATTTATCAAATCAGAATGGAACAATGTAGAACAGCTTGAAGAAACTTTCGCTGTACATGGAAACGAAATTTCTTCTATAATCATTGAGGGAATCCAGGGTGTTGGAGGAATTATGATCCCAACTGCTGCATTTTTATCTAAAATTAAAGAATTGTGTGATAAATACGATGTTGTTTTGATTTTGGATGAAGTACAGTCTGGATATGGAAGAAGCGGATATTTCTTTGCCCACCAGGAATTCGGAGTAGAAGCGGATATCATTACTACAGCAAAAGGAATGGGGAATGGTTTCCCGGTTGGCGGAGTTCTGATCAGTCCGAAATTTCAGGCAAGCAATGGCTTGTTGGGAACTACTTTTGGAGGAAATCACTTAGCTTGTGCCGCTTCAATTGCCGTTCTGGATGTGATGAAAGATGAAAATCTTATCGAAAATGCTCAGAAAATGGGCGAGTATATTGAAAGTGAAATTAAAGATTTACCACATATCAGATCAATCCGAAGGAAAGGATTGATGATTGGAATAGAACTCGACAGGGACTGTTCAGAAGTAAGGAAAAACTTACTGTATGATCATCATATTTTCACAGGAAACTCGAATGATAAAAGTGTTCTGAGGATTCTTCCCGCACTGAATATCAGGAAAGAGGAAACTGATCTTTTCATCAATGCCCTGAAAACGGTATTGGAGAATATTTAG
- a CDS encoding terminase gpP N-terminus-related DNA-binding protein, whose product MENTCPKCKGNKVVKSGIINNKQRFHCKSCNYYFTVKKLGKQIDDYYVTKALQLYLEGLSFREIERIIGVSHVTISSWIKKYNITRPPHSEFHPVYKILKQNELIEYIAKEENIKNSGIIITQFADKYMLIKWERFKK is encoded by the coding sequence ATGGAAAACACCTGTCCAAAATGCAAGGGTAATAAAGTCGTTAAAAGCGGAATCATCAACAATAAACAACGTTTTCACTGCAAATCCTGCAACTATTATTTTACCGTTAAAAAACTGGGAAAACAAATTGATGATTATTACGTAACCAAGGCACTTCAGTTATATCTGGAGGGGTTAAGTTTTCGTGAGATTGAAAGAATCATTGGGGTTTCCCATGTCACCATAAGTTCATGGATTAAAAAATACAACATCACAAGACCTCCTCATTCTGAATTTCATCCTGTTTATAAAATACTAAAACAGAATGAATTAATAGAATACATTGCCAAGGAAGAAAACATTAAAAACTCAGGGATTATCATTACTCAATTTGCCGATAAGTATATGTTGATTAAATGGGAGAGGTTTAAGAAATAA
- a CDS encoding porin, which translates to MKKLLTFIGIALISGSMYSQGSPDYGSGLKLNLNPEGDKFIRFILWDQLWVRNTSMNPGSMVGGEPTDNSWSIGNRRLRALTYAQISKRYMILLHFGINNQTFINGGATGTSGTGGYGNGKKTQLFFHDAWNEYAVILPGEAGKFSLSLGAGLHYYMGLSRMTMASTLNFLTLDSPVFSWPLIDNSDQFARQLGMFAKGKYGKLEYRFSLNKPFATDLTPMNVTDPSKAVAVDNNGNPSFSKAGYVEYQFLDEESNTLPFKVGSYLGTKKVFNVGAGFYHQADGTRTSVNSNIEKHDITLFAVDAFADIPLGEAKNKMAVSAYAGYYNYNFGPNYIRNLGTMNIAASDPNFIGNKAIAGPGNLQPTIGTGNIIYAQAGLLLPSQAEKPKIRIQPFAAYTHKSFEAFDKSSSQFDVGANWFIDGHHAKITTQYSTRPVYTNPTEKPTSKGEFIVQFQIYL; encoded by the coding sequence ATGAAGAAATTACTTACATTTATTGGAATAGCCTTAATCAGCGGATCTATGTATTCGCAGGGCTCTCCTGATTACGGCAGCGGACTGAAATTAAATCTTAATCCTGAAGGTGACAAATTCATCAGATTTATTCTCTGGGACCAACTTTGGGTAAGAAATACCTCTATGAATCCCGGAAGCATGGTTGGAGGGGAACCTACAGACAACTCCTGGAGCATAGGAAACAGAAGGTTACGTGCTTTAACGTATGCACAGATCTCTAAAAGATACATGATCCTCCTCCATTTTGGAATCAACAATCAGACATTCATTAATGGGGGTGCTACAGGAACTTCAGGGACAGGAGGCTATGGAAACGGAAAGAAAACTCAACTGTTCTTTCACGATGCCTGGAATGAGTACGCAGTTATTTTACCTGGAGAAGCAGGAAAATTCAGTTTATCTTTAGGGGCAGGGCTTCATTACTATATGGGACTTTCCCGTATGACCATGGCTTCTACATTGAACTTCCTTACACTAGACTCTCCTGTTTTTTCCTGGCCTTTGATTGACAATTCTGATCAGTTTGCAAGACAGCTTGGAATGTTTGCAAAAGGTAAGTACGGAAAACTGGAATACCGTTTCAGCTTAAATAAACCATTTGCCACAGACCTTACCCCAATGAATGTAACGGATCCGTCCAAGGCTGTAGCCGTAGACAATAACGGAAATCCTAGTTTCTCCAAGGCAGGCTATGTAGAATATCAATTTCTTGATGAAGAATCGAATACACTCCCTTTCAAAGTGGGATCTTATCTGGGAACCAAGAAAGTTTTCAATGTAGGAGCAGGTTTTTATCACCAGGCAGACGGAACAAGAACTTCTGTGAATTCCAATATTGAAAAACACGACATTACTCTTTTTGCAGTGGATGCCTTTGCTGATATTCCGTTGGGAGAAGCGAAAAACAAAATGGCCGTTTCTGCCTATGCAGGATATTACAACTACAACTTCGGGCCTAATTACATAAGAAACCTGGGAACAATGAATATTGCAGCATCCGATCCTAACTTCATCGGAAATAAAGCTATTGCAGGTCCCGGAAATCTACAACCTACCATTGGAACAGGTAATATTATCTACGCACAAGCCGGTTTACTATTGCCAAGCCAGGCAGAGAAACCAAAGATAAGAATACAGCCTTTTGCAGCATATACTCATAAAAGCTTTGAGGCATTCGACAAATCTTCTTCTCAGTTTGATGTGGGAGCCAATTGGTTCATAGACGGACATCATGCAAAAATCACCACCCAGTACTCAACAAGACCGGTTTACACCAATCCTACGGAAAAACCAACTTCAAAAGGGGAATTCATTGTACAGTTCCAGATCTACTTATAA
- the argB gene encoding acetylglutamate kinase yields MKQKIYIIKIGGALIDDERLLDQFLEQFSEIKEKKILVHGGGKLATELAAKLGLEQKMINGRRITDKDTLDIVTMVYAGGINKNVVEKLQQKKCNAIGFSGADGNLIKAKKREHPEIDFGFVGDIDKKSVNKKLLSKLLKLDLVPVFSAITHDKKGNLFNTNADTIASVMAQALSSKYEVELLYCFDKKGVLENVEDPESLIKSISEENFTALKEEGKLHKGILPKLENALGAIKNNVNKVFLIKETELKNHIENHHAGTEICL; encoded by the coding sequence ATGAAACAGAAAATATACATCATAAAAATAGGCGGAGCCCTCATTGATGATGAACGATTGCTGGATCAGTTTTTAGAACAGTTTTCCGAAATAAAAGAAAAGAAAATCCTTGTTCATGGCGGAGGGAAGTTAGCTACAGAATTGGCTGCTAAACTTGGCTTGGAGCAAAAGATGATCAACGGAAGGAGGATTACAGATAAAGATACATTGGATATTGTAACGATGGTATATGCAGGGGGAATCAACAAAAATGTAGTTGAAAAATTGCAGCAGAAAAAATGTAATGCCATTGGGTTTTCCGGTGCAGACGGGAATTTGATTAAGGCTAAAAAAAGAGAACACCCTGAAATAGACTTTGGATTTGTAGGAGACATTGACAAAAAAAGTGTGAATAAGAAACTGCTTTCCAAATTGCTTAAACTGGATCTGGTTCCCGTATTTTCTGCCATTACCCACGATAAAAAAGGAAACCTTTTCAATACCAATGCAGATACCATTGCATCAGTGATGGCGCAGGCTTTATCTTCTAAATATGAAGTTGAGTTATTGTACTGCTTTGATAAAAAAGGCGTATTGGAAAATGTAGAGGATCCCGAATCCCTTATTAAAAGTATTTCTGAAGAGAATTTTACCGCTTTAAAAGAAGAGGGAAAATTACACAAAGGGATTCTACCCAAACTTGAAAATGCTCTTGGAGCGATAAAGAATAATGTAAATAAGGTGTTTCTGATTAAGGAAACCGAATTGAAAAATCATATAGAGAATCATCATGCAGGAACTGAAATCTGTTTATAA